A DNA window from Buttiauxella agrestis contains the following coding sequences:
- a CDS encoding LysR family transcriptional regulator produces the protein MPKQEEGKFDYNLIHYLVTIVETSSMVSAAEVLGVAPSVVSYAVKKLRDHYGDPLFIRSLNGVKPTSLALNLYQKFTLINNDIIEAINLKQLQGTATRKIFIQTESLTELWVSEKLLESGIVPGECTVEFCSPGPTNEQRSNRIRSREVDLDIGFTIQGDSNIVGTTLYSFEYVIICRQQHKTVGDSITLEQFTQEKYLGFSPRHSDTQLKNDFSRVVSSRVLAPEIRSESAVNLLLATLSRDLLLIIPKQYSSFIRSLLPFREVKCDFFQQSNLYFNAHIHKQNRDDELLNRIVTILRAPTITNENIF, from the coding sequence ATGCCTAAACAGGAAGAAGGAAAATTTGATTATAATTTAATACATTACCTGGTCACTATCGTCGAAACGAGCAGTATGGTGAGTGCAGCAGAAGTGTTGGGGGTTGCGCCTTCAGTCGTCAGTTACGCGGTAAAAAAACTGCGTGATCATTATGGAGACCCTCTTTTTATTCGTTCGCTCAATGGTGTGAAACCCACTTCGCTGGCGCTGAATCTTTATCAGAAATTCACGTTGATCAATAACGACATTATTGAAGCGATTAATCTCAAGCAATTACAAGGTACTGCGACGCGCAAAATTTTCATCCAAACAGAATCCTTAACCGAGCTATGGGTTAGCGAGAAACTGTTGGAAAGCGGTATCGTGCCGGGTGAGTGTACGGTGGAGTTCTGCAGCCCAGGTCCAACTAACGAGCAACGGAGTAATAGAATACGCAGTCGAGAAGTGGACCTGGATATCGGGTTTACGATTCAGGGAGATAGCAACATTGTCGGGACAACACTTTACTCGTTTGAATACGTCATTATATGCCGCCAGCAGCACAAAACCGTAGGCGACAGTATCACCCTGGAACAGTTCACTCAGGAAAAGTACCTCGGCTTTAGTCCGCGCCATTCAGATACGCAGTTAAAAAATGACTTTAGCCGCGTGGTAAGTTCGCGAGTTCTTGCCCCTGAAATCCGTAGTGAAAGCGCAGTCAATTTGCTTTTGGCCACGCTATCAAGAGATTTACTCCTGATTATTCCTAAACAATATTCCTCATTCATTCGATCTCTCCTACCATTCAGAGAGGTCAAGTGTGATTTCTTCCAACAAAGCAATCTCTATTTCAACGCGCACATCCATAAACAAAATAGGGATGATGAGTTGCTAAACAGAATAGTCACCATTTTGAGAGCACCGACAATAACGAATGAGAACATTTTTTGA
- a CDS encoding fimbrial biogenesis chaperone, with protein MQSWTDTGDGKTRGPFIVTPPLFRLDAQKEQSLRISWTGAAVAEDRESLFYLNVRTIPATPKDDEEKNILKLIFKTRLKLFFRPKNLDGTPAEACKNLQFQRHGSAISITNNAAFYVVFDSLLLGSTPVPKADMVAPKSTVQIEIPSTAAARNVNWHCITDYGNASEKFEARSQ; from the coding sequence GTGCAATCCTGGACAGATACTGGTGATGGAAAAACACGTGGTCCCTTTATTGTTACCCCGCCTTTATTCCGGCTTGATGCACAAAAAGAACAAAGCTTGCGTATTTCGTGGACTGGTGCGGCAGTGGCTGAGGATCGTGAATCACTCTTCTATCTCAATGTCCGCACCATTCCGGCAACACCAAAAGATGACGAAGAAAAAAACATCCTAAAACTGATTTTCAAAACCCGTTTGAAACTCTTTTTTCGTCCTAAAAACCTCGATGGCACACCCGCAGAAGCCTGTAAAAACCTTCAATTTCAACGTCACGGCAGCGCAATTTCTATAACCAACAATGCGGCATTTTACGTTGTCTTTGACTCCTTATTGCTGGGGTCTACACCCGTACCAAAAGCCGATATGGTAGCCCCGAAAAGCACCGTTCAAATTGAAATCCCCTCCACGGCAGCGGCAAGGAACGTCAACTGGCACTGCATTACTGATTACGGTAATGCCTCGGAGAAGTTTGAAGCCAGATCTCAATAA
- a CDS encoding fimbria/pilus outer membrane usher protein, with amino-acid sequence MSNHANSIFPFSSWRLNAFLRCITGVYLLSSHTATAGEYTFNASELEGDPSLYQDVDLSLFSNTKAQLPGTYQTITIMNKQRLSTGNIAFTNAADGSLQPQLTPTMLRKWGIRVDAFPELAASPPDTPLAKPIGDYIPAATTEFDFNKLTLNISMPQIAVFQANQGSVDPALWDDGVPVLFSDYAFAASQSEGSDDSTTKNQYLNLRSGLNVGGWRLRNYSTWNRDEDQQSWEALQTFIQHDVQALKSQFTAGESNTRGDVFDSLQYRGVNLASDDEMLPFNQRGFAPVIRGIANSNAEVSVRQNGYLIYRANVAPGAFALTDINSTSNSGDLEITIKEADGTEHRFTQPYASVPLMQRPGQTKYEITAGKYRAQGDEDYANEPGFVQGSAVYGLNNNFTIYGGLLGSPDYWSVVSGLGMALGYFGSLSADATWADAQLDSGKKSDGQSWRLMYSKNIETTDTNFSVASYRYSTSGFYNFADANQKYDGKEDDWSFNYNKRSRIQLNINQNILNCSLYINGYQQDYWGTNNKERSISAGFSSVVSGISWHLNYSYSKLNDNEDDRMIAFGFSVPLGRWLSNSWATYNISNSRDGSTNQTLGLSGSMLDDQRLNYSLQQSRTNHDGTDNSSVYATYRSQYANLNAGYYYATDNSSQLSYGISGALVAHPAGITLSQPLGDEFAIIDANGASGVRFQNQRGVQTDWFGNAIIPSLSAYQENRIGVDTTTLPDDVETNETAITLVPTRNAAVIAHIDARKGYRTLVTLTRENSKLVPFGAMASIQNPAQSGIVDENGVVYLAGITGNTDIAAKWGEKPDQQCNATLILPESPSQTDNPAGLLELRATCNKEQPDVAQHH; translated from the coding sequence ATGTCAAATCACGCCAACAGCATTTTTCCTTTTTCCTCATGGAGGCTAAACGCATTTTTACGGTGTATCACCGGGGTATATCTCCTGTCCTCCCACACGGCTACTGCGGGCGAATACACTTTTAATGCGTCAGAATTGGAGGGGGATCCCAGCCTATATCAGGATGTTGATTTATCGCTCTTTTCAAATACGAAAGCGCAGCTCCCCGGCACCTATCAAACCATTACGATAATGAATAAACAGCGCCTGAGCACAGGAAACATCGCCTTTACCAATGCCGCTGATGGTTCACTGCAACCCCAGCTTACGCCCACGATGCTGCGCAAATGGGGAATCAGAGTGGACGCTTTCCCTGAGCTGGCCGCATCACCGCCCGATACTCCCCTGGCTAAACCAATCGGTGATTATATCCCCGCCGCCACCACAGAGTTCGACTTCAACAAACTCACTTTAAACATCAGTATGCCGCAAATTGCCGTTTTTCAGGCGAACCAGGGCAGCGTTGACCCCGCATTGTGGGACGACGGTGTTCCAGTTTTGTTTTCGGATTATGCCTTTGCAGCGTCGCAATCCGAGGGTAGCGACGACTCGACGACAAAGAATCAGTATCTGAATTTACGCAGCGGTTTAAACGTTGGAGGTTGGCGATTACGCAATTATTCAACATGGAATAGAGATGAAGACCAGCAGAGCTGGGAAGCGCTGCAAACATTTATCCAGCACGATGTTCAGGCATTGAAATCTCAATTTACCGCAGGCGAAAGCAACACCCGTGGAGATGTTTTTGACAGCCTGCAATACCGCGGCGTCAACCTGGCCTCAGATGATGAGATGCTCCCCTTTAACCAGCGAGGTTTTGCCCCGGTAATACGCGGTATTGCCAACAGCAATGCTGAAGTGTCCGTGCGACAAAATGGCTATCTGATTTATCGGGCAAACGTCGCTCCGGGTGCCTTCGCCCTCACCGATATTAACTCAACCTCCAATAGCGGCGATCTTGAAATCACCATTAAAGAAGCGGATGGCACCGAACATCGATTCACACAACCTTATGCCAGCGTCCCTTTAATGCAACGACCTGGCCAGACTAAATATGAAATCACAGCAGGGAAATATCGCGCGCAGGGTGACGAGGACTATGCCAATGAGCCTGGGTTTGTGCAAGGCAGTGCGGTTTACGGCCTGAACAACAACTTTACGATCTATGGTGGTCTGCTGGGTTCGCCTGATTACTGGTCGGTGGTTTCGGGGCTGGGTATGGCGTTGGGGTATTTTGGGTCGCTTTCCGCCGACGCGACCTGGGCCGATGCGCAACTCGACAGCGGTAAAAAAAGTGATGGTCAATCCTGGCGGCTGATGTACAGCAAAAACATTGAAACCACTGACACCAACTTCAGCGTCGCCAGTTATCGATATTCGACCAGCGGTTTCTATAACTTTGCCGATGCAAACCAAAAATACGATGGTAAAGAAGATGATTGGTCATTTAATTACAACAAGCGCAGCCGCATTCAGCTCAACATCAACCAGAACATTTTGAACTGTAGTTTGTATATCAATGGCTATCAACAAGACTACTGGGGAACTAATAACAAAGAACGCAGCATCTCTGCCGGGTTTAGTTCGGTAGTCAGTGGGATTAGCTGGCATCTGAACTACAGCTACAGCAAGCTCAACGATAACGAAGATGACCGCATGATAGCCTTTGGTTTTAGTGTGCCTTTAGGTCGCTGGCTATCGAACAGTTGGGCAACCTATAACATCAGTAATAGCCGCGATGGCAGCACTAACCAAACACTCGGGTTAAGCGGCTCCATGCTCGATGATCAACGACTCAATTATTCGCTCCAGCAAAGCCGAACGAATCACGATGGTACTGATAACAGTAGCGTTTATGCCACGTATCGCTCGCAATATGCCAACCTGAATGCGGGATATTATTACGCAACAGATAACAGCAGCCAGTTGAGTTACGGCATCAGCGGAGCATTGGTTGCGCACCCTGCTGGAATCACCCTGTCGCAACCCCTTGGCGACGAGTTCGCCATCATTGATGCTAACGGCGCATCCGGCGTTCGTTTTCAAAACCAACGCGGCGTGCAAACGGACTGGTTTGGTAACGCGATTATTCCTTCATTAAGTGCGTACCAGGAAAATCGCATCGGCGTTGATACCACCACCCTGCCTGATGATGTTGAAACCAACGAGACGGCAATCACTTTAGTCCCTACCCGCAACGCCGCCGTCATAGCGCATATCGATGCCCGCAAAGGCTATCGAACGCTGGTCACATTGACCCGCGAAAATTCTAAATTAGTCCCGTTCGGTGCCATGGCCAGCATTCAAAACCCAGCGCAAAGCGGCATTGTTGATGAAAACGGGGTGGTCTACCTCGCGGGGATTACTGGCAACACTGACATCGCCGCAAAATGGGGCGAAAAACCGGATCAGCAGTGCAATGCCACCCTGATCCTTCCCGAATCCCCCTCCCAAACGGACAACCCTGCTGGGTTACTTGAATTGCGTGCAACCTGCAACAAGGAGCAGCCCGATGTTGCCCAACATCATTAA
- a CDS encoding fimbrial protein — MLLRDFVLLTALVAVSASSAYAAEMNAGVVHFTGEIIEPSCTIKGDTGTTNNVPLGTYPTSLFAKVSDESDLVPFSIELINCPVTSAGLPNIHLTFEGPTALTKSDNLLDVSSAGATAATNVGIAVSLKGSTTLLKMDGTDETSIALALPSLATDSIIADFNARYKAFAIPVTAGPADADMTVNILYR; from the coding sequence ATGTTGTTAAGGGATTTTGTATTACTCACAGCACTAGTTGCTGTCTCTGCAAGTAGTGCGTATGCCGCCGAAATGAACGCTGGGGTTGTTCATTTCACGGGCGAAATTATCGAACCTAGCTGTACCATCAAAGGTGATACAGGTACGACTAATAATGTTCCTTTAGGCACGTACCCTACTTCATTGTTTGCCAAAGTGAGTGATGAATCCGATCTCGTACCGTTTAGTATTGAGCTTATCAATTGCCCTGTGACTTCCGCCGGCTTACCCAATATACACCTTACCTTTGAAGGACCTACAGCTTTAACCAAGAGTGATAATTTACTGGATGTAAGCTCCGCAGGTGCCACCGCAGCTACCAATGTGGGTATTGCAGTTAGCCTGAAAGGTAGCACCACATTGCTGAAAATGGATGGAACCGATGAGACGAGTATTGCGTTAGCGCTTCCATCTCTTGCAACCGACAGCATTATTGCGGATTTCAATGCGCGTTATAAAGCCTTTGCGATTCCTGTGACCGCAGGCCCTGCAGATGCGGATATGACGGTGAATATTTTGTATCGATAG